One stretch of Mustelus asterias chromosome 21, sMusAst1.hap1.1, whole genome shotgun sequence DNA includes these proteins:
- the LOC144509497 gene encoding ferritin heavy chain B-like translates to MASQVCQNYHKDCEDAINKQINLELYSSYVYLSMFCYFDRDDVALSHFAEFFKEQSHEEREHAEKLMEFQNKRGGRVILEDVQKPEQDEWSNGLEAMQRALQLEKNVNQSLLDLHKLSSGNTDPHLCDFLETHYLDEQVKMIKKLGDHITNLKRLGAPENGMGEYLFDRLTLGERD, encoded by the exons ATGGCTTCCCAAGTGTGTCAGAACTACCACAAGGACTGTGAGGATGCTATTAACAAGCAGATCAACCTGGAGCTCTATTCCTCCTATGTTTACCTCTCCATG TTCTGTTACTTCGACCGGGATGATGTTGCCCTGAGTCACTTTGCTGAGTTCTTCAAGGAGCAGTCACATGAGGAACGGGAACATGCTGAGAAACTGATGGAATTCCAGAATAAACGTGGAGGCAGAGTCATCCTGGAGGATGTCCAG AAGCCAGAGCAGGATGAGTGGAGCAATGGTCTGGAGGCCATGCAGAGAGCTCTGCAGCTGGAGAAGAATGTGAACCAGAGTCTGCTGGATCTGCACAAACTCTCCTCTGGGAACACCGACCCTCAT CTGTGTGACTTCCTGGAGACTCACtacttggatgaacaagtgaagatGATCAAGAAGCTTGGAGATCACATCACCAACCTGAAGAGACTGGGAGCCCCTGAGAATGGCATGGGAGAGTACCTGTTTGACAGGCTCACCCTAGGGGAGAGGGACTGA
- the LOC144509072 gene encoding ferritin heavy chain B-like, translated as MASQVCQNYHKDCEDAVNKQINLELYSSYVYLSMFCFFDRDDVALSHFAEFFKEQSHEEREHAEKLMEFQNKRGGRVILEDVKKPEQDEWSNGLEAMQRALQVEKNVNQSLLDLHKLSSGNTDPHLCDFLKTHYLDEQVKMIKKLGDHITNLKRLGAPENGMGEYLFDRLTLGE; from the exons ATGGCTTCCCAAGTGTGTCAGAACTACCACAAGGACTGTGAGGATGCTGTTAACAAGCAGATCAACCTGGAGCTCTATTCCTCCTATGTTTACCTCTCCATG TTCTGTTTCTTTGACCGGGATGATGTTGCCCTGAGTCACTTTGCTGAGTTCTTCAAGGAGCAGTCACATGAGGAACGGGAACACGCTGAGAAACTGATGGAATTCCAGAATAAACGTGGAGGCAGAGTCATCCTGGAGGATGTCAAG AAGCCAGAGCAGGATGAGTGGAGCAATGGTCTGGAGGCCATGCAGAGAGCTCTGCAGGTGGAGAAGAATGTGAACCAGAGTCTGCTGGATCTGCACAAACTCTCCTCTGGGAACACCGACCCTCAT CTGTGTGACTTCCTGAAGACTCACtacttggatgaacaagtgaagatGATCAAGAAGCTTGGAGATCACATCACCAACCTGAAGAGACTGGGAGCCCCTGAGAATGGCATGGGAGAGTACCTGTTTGACAGGCTCACCCTGGGAGAGTGA